In the genome of Kitasatospora cathayae, one region contains:
- a CDS encoding MBL fold metallo-hydrolase — MTINRANVSAIAEDLYVWLPPKRGWGLANCGLLTSETTALWIDTPYDPSLAGEFLAASRRLLPTGVDIDRVVVTHANGDHLWGAGVLPDAEVIATREALEHIHWEPTPQQQHALLANSDPDSPLGGYLREHFGRFDWSTTEPVHPDTVFTGELELKVGRHPVQITSLPAAHTGGDLMVHLPHQRAVFTGDVIFSSTPEQPGDHPSHWAGPLENIIGACEQALATGAEIFVPGHGPVLDRDGVHGHIDYLAYVRERAHALHAAGIPALDAARRVIAEQRHPELGLPERLVLTVAAEYRHLDGTEQPGILDAMGQVALVARELAEGTAGIPHPRSARN, encoded by the coding sequence ATGACGATCAACCGTGCGAACGTGAGCGCGATTGCCGAGGACCTGTACGTGTGGCTCCCCCCGAAGCGGGGCTGGGGCCTGGCCAACTGCGGACTGCTGACCTCCGAGACCACCGCGCTCTGGATCGACACCCCGTACGACCCCTCACTGGCCGGGGAGTTCCTGGCCGCCAGCCGGCGCCTGCTGCCGACCGGGGTCGACATCGACCGGGTGGTCGTCACCCACGCCAACGGCGACCACCTGTGGGGCGCCGGGGTGCTCCCCGACGCCGAGGTGATCGCCACCCGCGAGGCGCTGGAACACATCCACTGGGAGCCCACTCCCCAGCAGCAGCACGCGCTGCTCGCCAACAGCGACCCGGACTCCCCGCTCGGCGGCTACCTCCGCGAGCACTTCGGCCGCTTCGACTGGTCCACCACCGAGCCGGTGCACCCGGACACCGTGTTCACCGGCGAACTGGAGCTGAAGGTCGGCCGCCACCCGGTGCAGATCACCAGCCTGCCCGCCGCCCACACGGGTGGCGACCTCATGGTCCACCTCCCGCACCAGCGCGCGGTGTTCACCGGTGACGTGATCTTCTCCTCGACCCCCGAGCAGCCCGGCGACCACCCCTCGCACTGGGCCGGCCCGCTGGAGAACATCATCGGCGCCTGCGAACAGGCACTGGCCACCGGCGCGGAGATCTTCGTCCCCGGCCACGGCCCGGTGCTCGACCGCGACGGCGTCCACGGGCACATCGACTACCTGGCGTACGTCCGCGAGCGCGCCCACGCCCTGCACGCCGCCGGGATACCCGCGCTGGACGCCGCCCGGCGGGTGATCGCCGAGCAGCGCCACCCCGAACTCGGCCTGCCCGAGCGGCTGGTGCTCACCGTCGCGGCCGAGTACCGGCACCTGGACGGCACCGAGCAGCCCGGCATCCTGGACGCCATGGGCCAGGTCGCCCTGGTGGCCCGCGAACTGGCCGAGGGCACCGCCGGCATCCCGCACCCGCGCTCCGCCCGGAACTGA
- a CDS encoding GNAT family N-acetyltransferase, which produces MTTSALTIRDFRPEDAEAVAAAHRAGREHLVMTAEALLWLNAQQNPDQHFRTFVAESDGRVVGAVRCAVVLGTTTAGVGYANGSVLPEFRRRGAATALLAAAERHLAGHGVTELHTWLDDEPASLAFGTARGYEIGRSAQFGGRDLTLPLPPAPVRPAGVELRPATEWADDPRPLFLVAADAIRDEPGEVEMDALDYEEWLRGDWARPDLDRGLTVVAVVDGEPAAFTLAWTDGVDRYWSAFTACRRDFRGRGLAKLAKLESLRLAAAAGFRRAYTSNDTTNAPMLAVNSWLGYERCAGERKGIKRLA; this is translated from the coding sequence ATGACTACGAGCGCACTGACGATCCGTGACTTCCGCCCCGAGGACGCCGAGGCGGTGGCGGCCGCCCACCGGGCCGGGCGCGAGCACCTGGTGATGACCGCCGAGGCCCTGCTCTGGCTGAACGCCCAGCAGAATCCCGACCAGCACTTCCGCACCTTCGTCGCCGAGTCGGACGGCCGGGTGGTCGGCGCGGTGCGCTGCGCGGTGGTGCTCGGGACGACGACCGCCGGCGTCGGCTACGCCAACGGCAGCGTGCTGCCGGAGTTCCGGCGGCGCGGCGCGGCCACCGCGCTGCTGGCCGCGGCCGAACGGCACCTGGCCGGCCACGGGGTGACCGAGCTGCACACCTGGCTGGACGACGAGCCCGCCTCGCTGGCCTTCGGCACCGCCCGGGGCTACGAGATCGGCCGCAGCGCGCAGTTCGGCGGGCGGGACCTGACGCTGCCGTTGCCGCCGGCGCCGGTACGGCCGGCCGGTGTCGAGCTGCGCCCGGCCACCGAGTGGGCGGACGATCCCCGCCCGCTGTTCCTGGTGGCGGCGGACGCGATCCGGGACGAGCCCGGCGAGGTGGAGATGGACGCCCTGGACTACGAGGAGTGGCTGCGGGGGGACTGGGCCCGGCCGGACCTGGACCGGGGGCTGACGGTGGTCGCCGTGGTGGACGGCGAGCCGGCCGCGTTCACCCTGGCGTGGACCGACGGGGTGGACCGCTACTGGTCCGCGTTCACCGCCTGCCGCCGGGACTTCCGCGGCCGCGGCCTGGCCAAGCTGGCCAAGCTGGAGTCGCTGCGCCTCGCTGCGGCGGCCGGCTTCCGGCGCGCGTACACCAGCAACGACACCACCAACGCGCCGATGCTCGCGGTCAACTCCTGGCTCGGGTACGAGCGCTGCGCGGGGGAGCGCAAGGGGATCAAGCGTCTGGCATGA
- a CDS encoding TIGR04222 domain-containing membrane protein, translating into MWHNGYFLIPAVLLVAAALYAAQTHQRVRHVPYPQGLPGRGLPLLDTAFLAGGPGRVVDTALVRMHLGEQVVISRSGLVTLTGAKPYDTVDQAVHDAVGPTGSRELGPLRRMVMRSAAVQEIGDRLADRGLMRRPERMQRARTARRLLWIAMLDLVAFAVLALLLDDHQAHHERPALLVPGFLLLLGAVTLGATSPAKGRITPAGQRQLSLMQGGTPWTPSSGISPRLAGGAMLGALALGGLAVAGLENQELEEAMLAAAAQEEAIRQATASTSSSSLASSPSSSSSSCGGSASWCGSSGSSGSGSSTSSCGSSSSSCGSSHHSSCGSSHSSCGSSSSSCGSSCGSSCGGGCGS; encoded by the coding sequence ATGTGGCACAACGGCTACTTCCTGATCCCGGCCGTCCTGCTGGTCGCCGCCGCGCTGTACGCCGCCCAGACCCACCAGCGGGTCCGGCACGTCCCGTACCCGCAGGGCCTGCCCGGCCGCGGACTGCCGCTGCTGGACACCGCCTTCCTGGCCGGCGGTCCCGGCCGAGTCGTCGACACCGCGCTGGTCCGGATGCACCTCGGCGAGCAGGTCGTGATCAGCCGTTCCGGCCTGGTCACCCTCACCGGCGCCAAGCCGTACGACACCGTCGACCAGGCGGTCCACGACGCCGTCGGCCCGACCGGCAGCCGGGAACTCGGCCCGCTGCGCCGCATGGTGATGCGCTCGGCGGCCGTCCAGGAGATCGGCGACCGGCTCGCCGACCGCGGCCTGATGCGCCGCCCCGAGCGGATGCAGCGGGCCCGCACCGCCCGCCGCCTGCTCTGGATCGCGATGCTCGACCTCGTGGCCTTCGCCGTGCTCGCCCTGCTGCTCGACGACCACCAGGCCCACCACGAGCGTCCCGCCCTGTTGGTCCCGGGCTTCCTGCTGCTCCTCGGCGCCGTCACCCTGGGCGCCACCTCCCCGGCCAAGGGCCGGATCACCCCCGCCGGGCAGCGCCAGCTCAGCCTGATGCAGGGCGGCACCCCGTGGACGCCGAGCTCCGGCATCTCGCCCCGGCTCGCGGGCGGCGCCATGCTGGGCGCGCTCGCGCTCGGCGGACTGGCCGTCGCCGGGCTGGAGAACCAGGAGTTGGAGGAGGCGATGCTGGCGGCCGCGGCCCAGGAGGAGGCGATTCGGCAGGCCACCGCGAGCACCTCGTCGTCCTCCTTGGCCTCCTCCCCGTCCTCGTCGTCCTCGTCCTGCGGCGGCTCCGCCAGCTGGTGCGGCTCCTCCGGCTCCTCCGGCTCAGGCTCCTCCACGTCGAGCTGCGGCTCGTCCTCGTCGAGCTGCGGCTCCTCGCACCACTCCAGCTGCGGGTCCTCGCACTCCAGCTGCGGCTCGTCGTCGTCCAGCTGCGGGTCCAGTTGCGGTTCCAGCTGCGGCGGCGGCTGCGGCTCCTGA
- a CDS encoding TIGR04222 domain-containing membrane protein — MWLLFLIPACVAAVLSCLRLVRMTATADAIADQERSRPPEAVGIGLYETAYLAGGPDRVVELALVLMAGRGRLHLAHTGWTTVVDPKGRSRLERAVVSTVGPDGQCRTDELRRAMAEHPTVLEIGARLALAGLATPALIQRNTVVVVRQVRHAMLLTLVLLAASLSLSGFTGGDTIAPLAWFSLPLVLTTGTLLMARVDVYPYTRWASPVGQEVLREVRPARQRGLADDEERELLTAVAMNGPAVLPDARLRAALRPHRT; from the coding sequence ATGTGGTTGCTGTTCCTGATACCGGCCTGTGTCGCGGCGGTGCTCTCCTGCCTCCGGCTGGTGCGGATGACCGCCACCGCCGACGCCATCGCCGACCAGGAACGGTCGCGCCCGCCGGAGGCCGTCGGCATCGGGCTCTACGAGACGGCCTACCTGGCCGGCGGCCCGGACCGGGTGGTGGAGCTCGCCCTCGTCCTGATGGCCGGCCGCGGCCGTCTGCACCTCGCGCACACCGGCTGGACCACCGTGGTCGACCCCAAGGGCCGCAGCCGCCTGGAACGTGCGGTGGTCTCCACCGTCGGCCCCGACGGCCAGTGCCGTACGGACGAACTGCGCCGGGCGATGGCCGAACACCCCACCGTGCTGGAGATCGGCGCCCGGCTGGCGCTGGCCGGCCTGGCCACCCCGGCCCTGATCCAGCGCAACACCGTGGTGGTGGTCCGCCAGGTCCGGCACGCGATGCTGCTGACCCTGGTGCTGCTCGCCGCCTCGCTGTCCCTCAGCGGCTTCACCGGCGGTGACACCATCGCCCCGCTCGCCTGGTTCTCGCTGCCGCTGGTGCTCACCACGGGCACCCTGCTGATGGCCCGGGTCGACGTCTACCCGTACACCCGGTGGGCCTCCCCGGTCGGCCAGGAGGTGCTGCGCGAGGTCCGCCCGGCCCGCCAGCGCGGCCTCGCCGACGACGAGGAACGCGAACTGCTCACCGCCGTCGCCATGAACGGCCCCGCCGTCCTCCCCGACGCCCGCCTGCGCGCCGCCCTCCGCCCGCACCGGACCTGA
- the hemQ gene encoding hydrogen peroxide-dependent heme synthase — protein sequence MTESVEREPEQQPEKKKARDLNQVIRYTMWSVFKLKGILPEDRTALAAEVDELFAQLAAKDVTVRGTYDVSGLRADADILIWWHAEDSDDLQEAYNRFRRTGLGRQLEPVWSNMALHRPAEFNKSHIPAFLADERARDYVCVYPFVRSYDWYLLPDEDRRAMLAEHGMQARGYPDVRANTVASFALGDYEWLLAFEADELHRIVDLMRDLRASRARMHVREEVPFFTGRRKPVSELLNGLV from the coding sequence ATGACTGAGAGCGTTGAGCGGGAGCCGGAGCAGCAGCCCGAGAAGAAGAAGGCGCGCGACCTGAACCAGGTCATCCGCTACACCATGTGGTCGGTGTTCAAGCTCAAGGGCATCCTGCCCGAGGACCGCACCGCCCTCGCCGCCGAGGTGGACGAGCTGTTCGCCCAGCTCGCCGCCAAGGACGTGACGGTGCGCGGCACCTACGACGTGTCCGGGCTGCGCGCGGACGCCGACATCCTGATCTGGTGGCACGCCGAGGACTCGGACGACCTGCAGGAGGCGTACAACCGCTTCCGCCGCACCGGCCTGGGCCGCCAGCTGGAGCCGGTCTGGTCGAACATGGCCCTGCACCGCCCGGCCGAGTTCAACAAGTCGCACATCCCGGCGTTCCTGGCCGACGAGCGCGCGCGTGACTACGTCTGCGTGTACCCGTTCGTCCGCTCGTACGACTGGTACCTGCTGCCGGACGAGGACCGGCGCGCGATGCTCGCCGAGCACGGCATGCAGGCGCGCGGCTACCCGGACGTGCGGGCCAACACGGTGGCCTCGTTCGCGCTCGGCGACTACGAGTGGCTGCTCGCCTTCGAGGCGGACGAGCTGCACCGGATCGTCGACCTGATGCGCGACCTGCGCGCCTCCCGGGCCCGGATGCACGTCCGCGAGGAGGTGCCGTTCTTCACCGGCCGCCGCAAGCCGGTGAGCGAGCTGCTGAACGGCCTGGTCTGA
- the hemG gene encoding protoporphyrinogen oxidase, with amino-acid sequence MSDAQVVVVGGGIAGLAAAAFLSGAAGGPARARVTVLEASGRVGGKLWGGEVGGVRVDLGAESVLARRPEAVELARAVGLGEELEPPTTAKAAIWTRGALRPLPGGQVMGVPGDLEALAASGVLTAEGLERARSERATEVGADVAIGRYVADRLGREVVDRLVEPLLGGVYAGRADEISLRAAVPQLLPIARGGGSLVEGVHELASRPQVVGTPVFQGLRGGLGTLPEAVAAACVKAGVDLRTGTPVEELRRTPEGWRLVAGGEVLTADAVVLAVPAPAAARLLRADAPAAAVELDTVEYAGMALVTLAFRRADLTEPPTGSGFLVPPVDGRRIKASTFSSNKWGWLERSAPDAFLLRTSLGRHREDEVLELSDEELVARSLADLEEAIGLTARPYDTFVSRFTAGLPQYPVGHLDRVARVRAAVGAVGALALCGAAYDGVGIPACIGSAAAAAAAIDELLTPATGEGSTERTMGA; translated from the coding sequence ATGTCGGATGCACAGGTCGTCGTCGTCGGTGGTGGGATCGCGGGGCTCGCTGCGGCTGCCTTCCTGAGCGGGGCGGCCGGGGGGCCGGCCCGGGCGCGGGTGACGGTGCTGGAGGCGTCCGGGCGGGTCGGCGGGAAGCTGTGGGGCGGGGAGGTCGGCGGGGTCCGGGTGGACCTCGGGGCCGAGTCGGTGCTGGCGCGGCGGCCGGAGGCGGTGGAGCTGGCGCGGGCGGTCGGGCTGGGGGAGGAGCTGGAGCCGCCGACCACCGCGAAGGCGGCGATCTGGACCCGCGGCGCGCTGCGGCCACTGCCGGGCGGGCAGGTGATGGGCGTTCCCGGTGACCTGGAGGCGCTGGCCGCCTCCGGGGTGCTCACCGCCGAGGGGCTGGAGCGGGCCCGCAGCGAGCGGGCCACCGAGGTCGGGGCGGACGTCGCGATCGGCCGCTACGTCGCCGACCGGCTGGGCCGGGAGGTGGTGGACCGGCTGGTCGAGCCGCTGCTGGGCGGCGTCTACGCCGGGCGCGCCGACGAGATCTCGCTGCGCGCCGCCGTGCCGCAGCTGCTGCCGATCGCCCGGGGCGGCGGCTCGCTGGTCGAGGGGGTGCACGAGCTGGCCTCCCGGCCGCAGGTGGTCGGCACCCCGGTGTTCCAGGGGCTGCGCGGCGGCCTCGGCACCCTGCCGGAGGCGGTCGCCGCGGCCTGTGTCAAGGCGGGCGTGGACCTGCGCACCGGCACCCCGGTGGAGGAGCTGCGCCGCACCCCCGAGGGCTGGCGGTTGGTGGCCGGCGGTGAGGTGCTGACCGCGGACGCCGTGGTGCTGGCCGTCCCGGCGCCGGCCGCGGCCCGGCTGCTGCGCGCGGACGCCCCGGCGGCGGCCGTCGAGCTGGACACCGTCGAGTACGCCGGCATGGCGCTGGTGACCCTGGCGTTCCGCCGCGCCGACCTGACCGAGCCGCCCACCGGCAGCGGCTTCCTGGTGCCGCCGGTGGACGGCCGCCGGATCAAGGCCTCGACCTTCTCCTCCAACAAGTGGGGCTGGCTGGAGCGCTCCGCCCCGGACGCGTTCCTGCTGCGCACCTCGCTCGGCCGCCACCGCGAGGACGAGGTGCTGGAGCTGTCGGACGAGGAGCTGGTGGCCCGCTCGCTGGCGGACCTGGAGGAGGCGATCGGCCTGACCGCCCGGCCGTACGACACCTTCGTGTCGCGCTTCACGGCCGGCCTGCCGCAGTACCCGGTGGGCCACCTGGACCGGGTGGCCCGGGTGCGGGCGGCGGTGGGGGCGGTGGGGGCCCTGGCGCTGTGCGGCGCCGCGTACGACGGGGTGGGGATTCCGGCCTGCATCGGTTCGGCGGCCGCCGCCGCGGCGGCCATCGACGAACTGTTGACCCCGGCGACCGGGGAAGGTTCCACGGAGAGGACAATGGGCGCATGA
- the hemE gene encoding uroporphyrinogen decarboxylase — MRACRHEPVPHTPVWFMRQAGRSLPEYLKVREDIPMLESCMRPELVKEITLQPVRRHKVDAAIFYSDIVVPLKAVGIDVDIKPGIGPVIADPIRTFEDLKRLRPLEPDDVPYVTEAVGLLVDELGETPLIGFAGAPYTLASYLVEGGPSKNHENTKAMMYGQPELWAALVDRLADITSAFLKVQIEAGASAVQLFDSWAGALAPDDYRRSVMPASAKVFDAVASYGVPRIHFGVGTGELLGLMGQAGADIVGVDWRVPLNVAAERVGPGKGLQGNLDPAVLFAPTKVVETKAREVLHAAQALGTSGHIFNLGHGVMPSMDPDALSRLVAFVHEASAR, encoded by the coding sequence CTGCGCGCCTGCCGGCACGAGCCGGTGCCCCACACCCCGGTGTGGTTCATGCGCCAGGCGGGCCGTTCGCTGCCCGAGTACCTGAAGGTCCGCGAGGACATCCCCATGCTGGAGTCCTGCATGCGGCCCGAGCTGGTCAAGGAGATCACCCTGCAGCCGGTGCGCCGGCACAAGGTGGACGCGGCGATCTTCTACAGCGACATCGTGGTGCCGCTCAAGGCCGTCGGCATCGACGTGGACATCAAGCCCGGCATCGGTCCGGTCATCGCCGATCCGATCCGCACCTTCGAGGACCTCAAGCGGCTGCGCCCGTTGGAGCCCGACGACGTCCCGTACGTCACCGAGGCCGTCGGCCTGCTGGTGGACGAGCTCGGCGAGACCCCGCTGATCGGCTTCGCCGGTGCGCCGTACACGCTGGCCAGCTACCTGGTCGAGGGCGGGCCCTCCAAGAACCACGAGAACACCAAGGCCATGATGTACGGGCAGCCCGAGCTGTGGGCCGCCCTGGTGGACCGGCTCGCGGACATCACCTCCGCCTTCCTGAAGGTGCAGATCGAGGCGGGCGCCTCCGCGGTCCAGCTGTTCGACTCCTGGGCCGGCGCGCTCGCGCCCGACGACTACCGCCGCTCGGTCATGCCGGCCAGCGCCAAGGTCTTCGACGCGGTCGCCTCCTACGGCGTGCCCCGGATCCACTTCGGCGTCGGCACCGGCGAGCTGCTCGGACTGATGGGCCAGGCCGGCGCGGACATCGTCGGCGTCGACTGGCGGGTGCCGCTGAACGTCGCCGCCGAGCGCGTCGGCCCCGGCAAGGGCCTGCAGGGCAACCTCGACCCGGCGGTGCTGTTCGCCCCCACCAAGGTCGTGGAGACCAAGGCCCGCGAGGTGCTGCACGCCGCCCAGGCGCTCGGCACCAGCGGCCACATCTTCAACCTCGGGCACGGCGTGATGCCGTCCATGGACCCGGACGCGCTCAGCCGCCTGGTCGCCTTCGTGCACGAGGCCAGCGCGCGCTGA
- a CDS encoding DUF3000 domain-containing protein, giving the protein MAAVGGHPAQGGGTGGGTGREGAPSEFRAAVEALEGARLRPELQLSPAPAPRRLAPYAFALTAEVEVDGEELADGRLVLLYDPAGQEAWNGEFRVVTMTRAELEPEMAGDPMLSEVGWAWLLDALQAHGAGYAEPSGTVTRCASQYFGGLADRPSSTEIEIRASWTPADRRFERHLAAWGDLLCISAGLPPATPSPQPPAEVTSLGGVVPMPARRRPRSH; this is encoded by the coding sequence ATGGCAGCGGTCGGCGGGCACCCCGCGCAGGGTGGCGGAACAGGTGGCGGAACGGGTCGCGAGGGGGCGCCGAGCGAGTTCCGGGCCGCCGTGGAGGCCCTCGAGGGGGCGCGGCTGCGGCCGGAGCTCCAGCTCTCCCCCGCGCCGGCCCCGCGCCGGCTCGCCCCGTACGCGTTCGCGCTGACCGCCGAGGTGGAGGTGGACGGCGAGGAGCTGGCCGACGGCCGGCTGGTGCTGCTGTACGACCCGGCCGGGCAGGAGGCCTGGAACGGGGAGTTCCGGGTGGTCACCATGACCCGGGCCGAGCTGGAGCCGGAGATGGCCGGCGACCCGATGCTCTCCGAGGTCGGCTGGGCCTGGCTGCTGGACGCGCTGCAGGCGCACGGCGCCGGCTACGCGGAGCCGTCCGGCACGGTGACCCGCTGCGCGTCGCAGTACTTCGGCGGCCTGGCGGACCGCCCCTCCTCGACCGAGATCGAGATCCGGGCCTCCTGGACGCCGGCCGACCGGCGGTTCGAGCGGCACCTGGCGGCCTGGGGGGACCTGCTCTGCATCAGCGCCGGGCTTCCGCCGGCCACCCCGTCCCCGCAGCCCCCGGCCGAGGTCACGTCACTCGGTGGGGTGGTCCCGATGCCCGCCCGGCGACGCCCGCGGTCGCACTGA
- a CDS encoding response regulator transcription factor, whose translation MSVLLEHPANVVAYRPTKPTAMVVIADPRVRNTVTRHLWALGVRDVIEVSSIAEARPRVSTPRDICVADVHLPDGSGLTILAETRAAGWPNGLALSAADDIGAVRSALAGGVKGYVVTGTRTNVAMPGRPGLPLGAAGLAGRMRRPGMPGMPGAAGAPGAPGAPGAPGPQQAAYRELSGREVEVLRLVAEGQSNKAIGVAMGLSALTVKSHLARIARKLGTGDRAGMVAVALRTGIIH comes from the coding sequence GTGTCGGTCCTTCTTGAGCACCCCGCAAACGTGGTCGCCTACCGCCCGACCAAGCCCACCGCCATGGTGGTCATCGCTGATCCCCGCGTCCGAAACACCGTCACCCGTCACCTGTGGGCGCTCGGCGTCCGCGACGTGATCGAGGTGTCCTCGATCGCCGAGGCCCGTCCCCGGGTCTCCACCCCGCGCGACATCTGCGTCGCCGACGTGCACCTGCCGGACGGCTCCGGGCTGACCATCCTCGCCGAGACCCGCGCCGCGGGCTGGCCCAACGGCCTGGCCCTGTCGGCCGCCGATGACATCGGCGCGGTCCGCAGCGCGCTGGCCGGCGGCGTCAAGGGCTACGTGGTCACCGGCACCCGCACCAACGTCGCGATGCCGGGCCGCCCGGGCCTGCCGCTCGGTGCCGCCGGGCTGGCCGGCCGGATGCGGCGCCCCGGGATGCCGGGCATGCCGGGTGCCGCCGGCGCTCCGGGCGCGCCCGGGGCTCCCGGTGCGCCGGGCCCGCAGCAGGCCGCCTACCGCGAGTTGTCCGGCCGTGAGGTCGAGGTGCTGCGGCTGGTCGCCGAGGGCCAGTCGAACAAGGCGATCGGCGTGGCGATGGGCCTGTCGGCGCTCACCGTGAAGAGCCACCTCGCCCGGATCGCCCGCAAGCTCGGCACCGGCGACCGCGCCGGGATGGTCGCGGTCGCGCTGCGCACCGGCATCATCCACTGA
- a CDS encoding ribonuclease D: MTDAVAAIPEEAAPVPLLEPKEGIPPVVADEQALAATIAAFATGSGPVAVDAERASGYRYGQRAYLIQLRRSGAGSALIDPIACPDLSGLGSAIADAEWVVHAATQDLPCLAEVGMRPTRLFDTELAGRIAGFARVGLGPMTENVLGLSLAKEHSAVDWSTRPLPEPWLRYAALDVEVLVELRDALEQELDAQGKLDWALEEFASIAAAPRPAPRTDPWRRTSQLHKVRRRRQLAVVRELWLTRDRMAQERDVSPGRVLSDAAIVNAALAMPLNVAALQAVQGFGPRLHRRQLDQWLAAVQRGREVPENQLPPAAAPHDGPPPPRAWAEKDPVAAARLSGARAAISELAERHHLPAENLITPDLVRRVSWEPPAELSAEGVAAALRRLGARQWQVDLVAPVVAAAFASAATTAQG, encoded by the coding sequence GTGACCGACGCCGTAGCAGCCATCCCAGAAGAAGCAGCCCCGGTCCCGCTCCTCGAGCCGAAGGAGGGGATCCCGCCCGTCGTGGCGGACGAGCAGGCGCTGGCCGCCACGATCGCCGCCTTCGCCACGGGCAGCGGACCGGTCGCCGTCGATGCCGAGCGCGCCTCCGGCTACCGCTACGGGCAGCGGGCGTACCTCATTCAGCTGCGCCGATCCGGCGCCGGCTCCGCCCTCATCGATCCGATCGCCTGCCCCGACCTCAGCGGGCTGGGTTCCGCCATCGCGGACGCCGAATGGGTGGTGCACGCCGCCACCCAGGACCTGCCCTGCCTGGCCGAGGTGGGCATGAGACCGACGCGTCTGTTCGACACCGAGCTGGCCGGGCGGATCGCCGGCTTCGCCCGGGTGGGCCTCGGGCCGATGACCGAGAACGTGCTCGGGCTGAGCCTGGCCAAGGAGCACTCGGCGGTGGACTGGTCCACCCGCCCGCTGCCCGAGCCCTGGCTGCGCTACGCGGCTCTGGACGTCGAGGTGCTGGTCGAGCTGCGTGACGCACTCGAACAGGAGCTGGACGCCCAGGGCAAGCTCGACTGGGCCCTGGAGGAGTTCGCCTCGATCGCCGCCGCGCCCCGCCCGGCCCCGCGCACCGACCCGTGGCGGCGCACCTCGCAGCTGCACAAGGTCCGCCGGCGCCGCCAGCTGGCCGTGGTGCGCGAGCTGTGGCTGACCCGCGACCGGATGGCCCAGGAGCGCGACGTCTCCCCCGGCCGGGTGCTCTCGGACGCCGCGATCGTCAACGCCGCGCTGGCCATGCCGCTGAACGTCGCCGCGCTGCAGGCCGTGCAGGGCTTCGGTCCGCGGCTGCACCGGCGCCAGCTGGACCAGTGGCTGGCGGCCGTGCAGCGCGGCCGGGAGGTTCCGGAGAACCAGCTGCCGCCGGCCGCCGCGCCGCACGACGGACCGCCGCCGCCGCGGGCCTGGGCGGAGAAGGACCCGGTGGCCGCCGCCCGGCTGTCCGGCGCCCGCGCCGCGATCAGCGAGCTGGCCGAGCGCCACCACCTGCCGGCCGAGAACCTGATCACCCCGGACCTGGTGCGCCGGGTCTCCTGGGAGCCGCCGGCCGAGCTGAGCGCCGAGGGCGTGGCCGCCGCGCTGCGCCGGCTCGGCGCCCGGCAGTGGCAGGTCGACCTGGTGGCACCGGTGGTCGCCGCCGCCTTCGCCTCCGCCGCCACCACGGCCCAGGGCTGA